The following DNA comes from Phytohabitans rumicis.
CCGGCACGCCGGGCGGCGTGGGGCACGCCCGCAAGCCGCCGCGCTACCTGCGGGCCGGTCAGCGCCTGGTCACGACGGTGGACGGACTCGGACACTGCGCCAACCGGATCGTGGCGGGTTGAGCTTCAACGCGCGCGCTGGAGGATGGTGATCAGCACGCTGGCGCCGACCGCGATCGACTCGGTCAGCGTCCACGCCGACTTGTCCGTGGTCTGTCCGAACAGGCGCCGCCCGGTGCCGAGGATGACCGGAAACGTCATGAGGTGAAGCTCGTCGACCAGGTCGTGCTCGAGCAGCCCTTGTACGAGTTGGATGCTGCCGGCGACCGAGATGTCGCCGTCGACCTCGTCCTTGAGCCGGGTCACCTCTTCGACCAGGTCGCCGGCGAGCACGCGCGTGTTGTTCCACTTGGGGTCGGCGAGCGTGCCCGAGACGACGTACTTGGGCATCCCGTTGTACTTGTCGGCGAGCTCGCCCTCGTACCCGGGCCAGGCCGCGGCGAATCCCTCGTAGGTGCGGCGGCCGAGCAGCAGCGCCGCGGCGCCGAGCGCCTCGTCGACCTTGAACTGCTCGCCCTCCGTGCCGCGGTCGAACTCGAAGCTCCAGTTCGGGTACTTGAAGTCCTCCCCGCCGGGCGCCTGCACGACGCCGTCGAGCGAGATGAACTCGGT
Coding sequences within:
- a CDS encoding dihydrofolate reductase family protein, whose product is MGKIVVTEFISLDGVVQAPGGEDFKYPNWSFEFDRGTEGEQFKVDEALGAAALLLGRRTYEGFAAAWPGYEGELADKYNGMPKYVVSGTLADPKWNNTRVLAGDLVEEVTRLKDEVDGDISVAGSIQLVQGLLEHDLVDELHLMTFPVILGTGRRLFGQTTDKSAWTLTESIAVGASVLITILQRAR